The segment GTCCGGCAACATAAACCAAATCGTCTGTATTAAGCTTCATGACTATTCCTGCGGCTGAAACAATTCAAATCCATGCTGCACACACAACCTTTCTCGTTTAGCTTCAATCAAATCCTTCTGGACCATTTCCCGAACAAGTTCCTTGAAGGAGACTTCCGGTTCCCAACCCAACTCACTTTTGGCCTTAGCCGGATCACCCAAAAGAGTTGTGACTTCAGTAGGCCTATAATAACGAGGATCAATGGCAACAATGCATTTACCTGTTTCTTTATTTATCCCCTCTTCCTGTTCACCAGTACCACGCCACTCCACCTCAATCCCTACTTCATTTGCGGCAGCATCAACAAAATCACGTACAGAGTGTTGCTCACCTGTTGCAATGACGTAATCCTGAGGAGAATCCTGTTGAAGCATTAACCACTGCATACGCACAAAATCCTTTGCATGGCCCCAGTCACGCATGGCATTCATATTACCAAGATACAGGCAATCCTGCATACCAAGTTTAATCCGGGCTAAAGCTCTTGTAATTTTGCGAGTAACAAAGGTTTCTCCGCGCACGGGAGACTCGTGATTGAAAAGAATCCCGTTGCACGCGTACATATTATACGCTTCTCGGTAGTTGACACATATCCAGTAGCCGTAAAGTTTTGCAACAGCATATGGTGATCGTGGATAAAAAGGAGTTGTCTCCTTCTGAGGCGTCTCCTGAACGAGACCAAAAAGTTCTGATGTGGATGCTTGATAAAATCTAGTTTTTTCCTGCAACCCTAAAATACGAATAGCCTCAAGAAGCCGCAACGTACCAAGTCCGGTTACATCTGCAGTATATTCTGGGCTCTCAAAAGACACGGCAACGTGACTTTGCGCAGCAAGGTTATACACCTCATCAGGCTGTACTTCTTGAATTATACGGATAAGATTGGAAGAATCAGAAAGATCTCCATAATGCAGAAAAAAACGACGACCCTTTTCATGGGGATCTTGGTAAAGATCATCTATCCGCTGAGTATTAAATGATGAGGCTCGACGTTTAATGCCATGCACCTCATACCCCTTATCGAGTAAAAAACGGGCTAAATATGCCCCATCCTGCCCAGTCACTCCGGTTATAAGAGCTTTTTTCTTAGCCATAACATCCTCAAATTTATGTTCTTATATCAACAAATATTTTACCATGCACATCTAAATAAATACAAATCTACAACAATGCCCACAGCAGCTCTTTCAGAGCCAAAAAACTGACAAAAATTTATTCAACAATTATAATCATCTACCCTATGTCTATACGAATATAAAACATTATAAATGACTACAATACAATTTCCGTGCAAAACAAGCATTAACAGTAGTTCACCGCTCAACTATCTATCAAATTTAAAATCTTTTCCGTCATGCGTTCCATAAGCATGGTATTCCCTCGGGATTCAACATTTAGCCTGATAACAGGTTCCGTGTTTGATGTCCGCAGGTTAAACCTCCAATCCGCAAATTCAAAACTCATACCATCAATTTCAGTAACGGCAAGAGCTTTACTTTGAAATTCTTCGCGGACTTGCTTAAAGCACTTTTCGCTATCCTCCACCCTACGGTTAATCTCTCCGCTTGAAGGGTAGGATTCCTTTGCATCAGCTATGAACTCTGAAATTTTTTTACCTGAAACAGAAAGCAACTCGGCAACTAAAAGCCACGGAATCATACCGGAATCACAATATGAAAAACCACGGAAATAATGATGAGAACTCATTTCTCCACCATAAACAGCGTTTTCAGCCCTCATTCTCTCTTTTATAAAGGCATGTCCGGTCTTAGTTTCAAGCGGAACACCTCCATGCTGCAAAACAATTTCACGGGTATTCCACGTCAACCTAGGGTCATGTAATATTTTTTCTCCCGGGTACTTTTCCAATAACATTTTTGCAAGCAGACCGACCAGATAATAACCTTCAATATATTCCCCGTTTTCATCAAAAAAGAAACACCTGTCAAAATCTCCGTCCCATGCAATTCCCATATCTGCCTTGTGCCGCACTACAGCCTGAGAAGTCTTTGCCCTATTTTCAAAAAGGAGAGGATTAGGCACTCCATTGGGGAAATCTCCGTCCGGTTCATAATTTATCTTCACAAAATTAAAAGGAAGATGTTCCTCCAAAAAATCAACAATTTTCCCAGCACCACCATTGCCAGGGTCAACCACAATCTTGAGTGGGTGAAGATTTTCCAGTGAAACATAACTGAGAAGATGCGCAATATATTGGGAAGTATTGTCAATATGTTCAACGAGTCCAGATGAGGAGGCTGGATGAAATGAATCTTTGAGTATCAGCTCTTTAATTTTATTCAGCCCAGAATCTCCGCTAACAGGAATGGCTTTCTGGCGGACGAACTTCATGCCGTTATACCCCTTGGGGTTATGGCTGGCGGTAATCATGATGCCGCCGTCCAGTCCAAGGTTGAACACAGCATGATATATTTCTTCTGTGCCGCAAAGACCTATGTCCTTTACGTCTGCCCCTCCCCTGTTGAGACCTTCGATCAGAGCAGACCTCAGTGAAGGACTAGAGAGACGGACATCATATCCGACTGCTACAGTCCGAGGATTAAAGACTGTAGCATAGGCAAGACCAATCTTAAAAGCCAGATCAGGGTTCAGTTCTTTAGGGACTTTGCCCCGAAGGTCATAAGCTTTAAAACAAGAAAGAGAGAGATCCTGCACTACTTTTCTCCCTGTGGCGGGATTTCTTCCCCGGACCGTCCGTAAATATCATCAAGTCTTAAAATATCATCCTCTCCAAGATAACTTCCGGTCTGGACTTCAATCAGCTCAAGGTCTACTTTTCCAGGATTACTTAACCGGTGAACAGCACACAAGGGGATGTAGGTTGACTGATCCTCAGTTAAAAACATTTCCGAATCACCTCTGGTCACAATTGCTGTCCCTTTGACAACAATCCAATGTTCCGCCCGGTGATAATGCTTTTGCAGGGACAATGTCTGGCCGGGATAAACAATAATCCTTTTAACTTGATACCTGTCACCAGTATCAATGCTTTCATAATTACCCCACGGCCTGAAAACTTTACAATGGGACTCATACTCTTTGCGCCCCGAGCCTTTTAAAAAGCAAACAATCTTCTTAACGTCCTGAACCTGATCAAGTCTTGAAACGAGCACAGCGTCCTGAGACTCGACTATAGCAAGATTATCAATTCCCAGCCCGGCAACAAGGCGACTTGACGAATGCACATAGCAATCCGTAGCTCCCTCCAAAACGACATCCCCGATACTCACATTTCCGTTCTCATCTCTCGACTTTATTTCGTACAGCGAGGACCAACACCCCACATCGCTCCAGCCGCATTCAAGAGGGACAACTATTCCTTTGGATGTTTTTTCCATCAGGGCATAATCAATAGAATCTTCACGGCATCTGCTGAAAGCATCATGATCCAGTCTTAGAAAATCCAGATCATCTTTCGCCTTTTCAACGGCCTGTCTGCAGCAAGCGACCATTTCCGGTTCAAATTTACCCAGCTCCTGCAAAAAAACCTTAGCGTTGAACATGAACATTCCACTATTCCAGTAATAGGAACCGGAAGAGACATATTCGGTTGCCCGGGCAAGGTCAGGCTTTTCAACAAAATGGTCGATAATAAATCCTGCAACGGATTTACCCACTGCGGTATCATTGTTACGCTTTATATAGCCATATCCGGTCTCCGGCTTATCAGGCACAACTCCAAAAGCAACCAGACCAGAATCCCCTATGAACTCCCGAGCACTAGAAATAGACTCGAGGAAAGCATCGACGTCCTCTATATAATGATCTGCAGGGAGAATCAGCAGATCTGCGTCGTCTGAATTTTGAAGAGCTAATACCGCGCTTACTGCCACTGCAGGGGCAGTATTTTTGCCCATTGGTTCCAGCACTATCCGCCCGGGATCATACCCTAGTTCCTGAAGCTGTGAGGCTATAATAAATCTATATTTTTCATTTGTTACAATAATTGGATTTTCAACACCGGGAATCTTCATAACCCGATCAACAGTTGCCTGCAGCAAAGATAAACGTCCACCTAAAACAGGCATCAGCTGCTTAGGAAAATCCTTTCTGGAAAGGGGCCAGAGACGTGATCCTGTTCCTCCTGCCAAAATAACTGGAATCATTTATCTTCTCCTTAAAAATGTTTCCCGGCATTAATGCCAGCAGGTCAATTTTGTGCTTAGCAAATTAGGCAAAAACAAAATCACTTGAAGTTCGGTATCCCCAAAAGTAATGCAACTAGGATTCACTTTAATCTTTAGATCCTTTGCACCATATTTTAATTATGTCCCGAATCTTTGCAATAGATCAAAACCAATTGAACTTCAAACACTCATCCAGAAAACTTCCATTAAAAAATCAATAAACAGATTTTTTGTAGATTTGAATACAGATTAAATCCCGTACTTAAAGAACTAAAACCATCCAAATATAGCAACACCCACTTATCATTCTTAGAGCAATTTACTTGAATATCGAGGTTTTTAATACACTAATTTTTTTTATAAAAATCGTGCTCACGCACCGTTCTCAGACTAAATAAATAGAAGAAGATCATACTATACGTTCATTTATTGGATGCTGCAGCGAATTGAACACGTACGAAATTTTGAGCAATTTTAAAATTTATTGGAAAAATTTTTTCTAAAATCTCTACTCAAACCACCTTCACTCCCCCACTCACAAGATTAAAAAGACATTGGACCAATATTTGCATACAGAACTAAAGGCGATAAATTTTCCTATGAAATCGCGTTGATTCCTTTTTGCCTGAAAAGAATTTCCACTGTGGAACGATTAACGAAAAACATGTTCTTTTAACTTTACAGAGAGTATGCACTATGAACACCTTTTTACACCAATTCGCCAAAAGTAACGATTGGCTAACGAGCAAAAATTCTTTCTCCCTTATCGCCGGCCCCTGCAGCCTGGAAAGTGAAGAACAAATTCACTCTACAGTCCAAGAGATCGCAAAAAATGGGGTTGATATGATCAGGGCCGGGATCTGGAAACCCAGAACTAATCCTGGTTGCTTCGAAGGGATAGGAAAGGGGGGACTTAAGTGGCTCAAGGAAGCTGGCAATGAAGTAGGACTGCCAGTAACGTGTGAAGTTGCTACTCCCGAGCATGTGGAAGCGTGCCTTAAGGAAGGCATTGACACTCTCTGGATCGGAGCAAGAACCACAGTAAACCCGTTCAGCGTTCAAGCAATTGCAGATTCCCTGAGTGGAGTAGATATTCCAGTCATGGTCAAAAACCCCATATGTCCCGAACTTGCCCTCTGGATAGGGGGAATCGAAAGATTGTACCGGGCTGGTATCACCAAAATATCCGCAATCCATCGTGGCTTTTCCACCACGGAAAAAGATGCCTATCGATACTCCCCGGTATGGGAAATCCCGCTTAAGTTGAAACAAAAACTTCCCGACCTTCCTATCATTTGCGATCCCAGCCATATTTGTGGTAAACGTAATCTTATAGAAAACGTGGCGTTAACAGCACTCGCATATGGCTTCGACGGCCTTATGCTGGAGTCTCACGTCAATCCGGATAAGGCCTTGAGTGATGCCAAGCAACAGCTCCTCCCCGCACAACTATCAAACCTGATAAAGAATCTCAAAGCAGCTAAAACAGCTGACAAAATAACACGCAGGCTAAGCGCTAAACAGGATAATTAATAATCTAAAGGCAGTATGCAATGAATCAAAACATGTGTTTTTCAAGATTCGACAATTCCAACTCAAATGAAGTTTTTTTAGCCATTGAATCAAAGCAGGGACTGAACTTCTCTCAGTCCCTGCAGAATGTTTTGGGCCGCTACAAAGAAGTGCTGCAGCAAGAAGGTCTAGACGATAACAGCGAAATTTTCCTGAGATTCCATTTAAGTGACATAACCAATCAGTTACCTATCCTTAAGGGAACCATTCAAGACATCGAAGACCGCAGCTTTGTCAGCATCATTGGACAGCCTCCTGCCCGCGGAGGCAAAATCGCGCTGGAAGCATATCATATCGATGCCCCAGGGAGGTTGCGCAAGCTCGAAAGAACCCCGAACACTCTTACCGTCCGTCACGGAAATTACTGCAGCCAATGGATTAAAGGCCAACTTGCACGCCCGGAATCTTCCTACCAGCAAACACACCAGATATTTGCACATCTTGCGTCAGAAATTTCAAAATACGACGCAACAATACTCGACAATATTATCCGGACATGGATATATGTACGGGACATAGATAACAATTATCAAGGAATGGTTGACGCCCGTAGAGAACTTTTTGATATTATCGGGCTGACCAAGGGAACTCATTACATAGCTAGCACGGGCATTGAGGGACTGGGATGCAATGTTTCTGATCTGGTCAGCATGGACTCACTGTCCATTACCGGACTGGCTCCTGAACAGATAACATTTATAAACGCTCCAGAATACCTTTGCCCCACCTATGACTACAATGTCACCTTTGAACGGGCTACACGTGTAACATACGGTGATCGTTCACATTATTACATTTCTGGGACAGCCAGCATTGACAGAGAAGGGAATATCCTTCACCCTGAGAATGTAATAAAACAAGCTGAAAGGACGTTGGTCAATATTGAAGCTTTGCTCCAAAAATACGGAGCGGAGATGAATGACCTAAAAATCCTTGTGGTATATCTTCGCGATCCATCCGAAGCAGGAATTGTAAATAATTTTCTACAGAACGCCCTGCCGAAGAATATCCCGTGGATTATGGTTCGGGGGGCAGTATGCCGTCCCCAATGGCTTATCGAAATTGAAGGCATCGCCATTTCAAAATTTGCGGATTATAGATACGAATCTTTTTGCCATTCTATGTAGACCCAGCAGGAGAACAATTTATGTCGACAACACAAGCACTCACCGGCCCACTGATTAAATCAGGATCCTATGTTGAAAGCCGAGGTCCTGAGCATATTATCACAATGTTTAAAGAATACGACATAAAAAGGTACGCCGTATATGTTGACCACACCACTGTCCCACAGCATATCCCTTCACGTATTGGAAAATACGAATTAGCGGGATTTTATACTTTTGATATCAATCTAGCCGGAGCCTGCATACTCGACAGCACCATACAACTTTTACGGACAGACGCCCCCATGCCCGACTGCGACGGATGGCTTGTGGCTTCCACTTCCCGAGCCTCGGCTTTTTCTCTTGCACATGCACTTCTTGAAACAAACAACTCACATCAAATCATTATTCGTTACTACTCTGGACAAACATCCGAAATAAGCGCGTATATGGACTTCATTTCAGATGAAGCGGAAACCGTTATTAATATAAACCACTATTTTAATCGCAAGTTTCGTATTGTTTTCCCCGTGGACTTGAGATGGAAAGTGTGCGCCTGCGATGGAACCATTGTACGATCAGGACAAGTGATCATTCCTCCGGGAGGTTGCATCTCTTTGAAGAGTGCTGAAATGAACCTTTCCAATTTCAGGGGGTATCTGAAGGTAGAGTGCGAAATTGAAAACCTACAATCCCGAGTACAGCCGTTCATTCATTTTTGGGCAGATTACATTAGTCCTGCGGGGATGTGCCGTAACCATCAGTCCGGATGGTCTCAATGGCCGCCTCACACCGTTTTCAATCGCGGAATTGTCCCGTCAAACCCCGATCTTGAAGCATACACATGCATATATAATGAAAATGACTGCCCGGTTACAGTTAGGGCTCTGCTCCATTTTCATAAAGATGGGCAGGATATTTCTGTTGAAAAGAGTTTGGTTCCGATTCTTGCTGGGCACATGTCCTACCAGAACCTCAATGAATTATTTTCAGATCTGCCGCTTGATAAGACTTCAGGAGCATATGTACTTTTAAGCTGCGATAAACCTTTGCATCGCCCGAACCATTATCTTGTACAAAAAGGAACCTTCATACCTGTTGACACCTACCATCAGACAGGTGGAAGTGCTAGATTCTGGAGCAATTCCACAAAGGTCCTTGATAAACAAGAAATCAAAATCCGTAACTCAGCTAACATGCGTCTTTGGGAAGTAGTATTTCCTCTTCTTGACAAAAGATTTGAAATTGAAACATGGATAGGACTACTGTCGCCGACCACATGCGA is part of the Maridesulfovibrio ferrireducens genome and harbors:
- a CDS encoding phospho-2-dehydro-3-deoxyheptonate aldolase; this encodes MNTFLHQFAKSNDWLTSKNSFSLIAGPCSLESEEQIHSTVQEIAKNGVDMIRAGIWKPRTNPGCFEGIGKGGLKWLKEAGNEVGLPVTCEVATPEHVEACLKEGIDTLWIGARTTVNPFSVQAIADSLSGVDIPVMVKNPICPELALWIGGIERLYRAGITKISAIHRGFSTTEKDAYRYSPVWEIPLKLKQKLPDLPIICDPSHICGKRNLIENVALTALAYGFDGLMLESHVNPDKALSDAKQQLLPAQLSNLIKNLKAAKTADKITRRLSAKQDN
- the gmd gene encoding GDP-mannose 4,6-dehydratase is translated as MAKKKALITGVTGQDGAYLARFLLDKGYEVHGIKRRASSFNTQRIDDLYQDPHEKGRRFFLHYGDLSDSSNLIRIIQEVQPDEVYNLAAQSHVAVSFESPEYTADVTGLGTLRLLEAIRILGLQEKTRFYQASTSELFGLVQETPQKETTPFYPRSPYAVAKLYGYWICVNYREAYNMYACNGILFNHESPVRGETFVTRKITRALARIKLGMQDCLYLGNMNAMRDWGHAKDFVRMQWLMLQQDSPQDYVIATGEQHSVRDFVDAAANEVGIEVEWRGTGEQEEGINKETGKCIVAIDPRYYRPTEVTTLLGDPAKAKSELGWEPEVSFKELVREMVQKDLIEAKRERLCVQHGFELFQPQE
- a CDS encoding phosphomannomutase; its protein translation is MQDLSLSCFKAYDLRGKVPKELNPDLAFKIGLAYATVFNPRTVAVGYDVRLSSPSLRSALIEGLNRGGADVKDIGLCGTEEIYHAVFNLGLDGGIMITASHNPKGYNGMKFVRQKAIPVSGDSGLNKIKELILKDSFHPASSSGLVEHIDNTSQYIAHLLSYVSLENLHPLKIVVDPGNGGAGKIVDFLEEHLPFNFVKINYEPDGDFPNGVPNPLLFENRAKTSQAVVRHKADMGIAWDGDFDRCFFFDENGEYIEGYYLVGLLAKMLLEKYPGEKILHDPRLTWNTREIVLQHGGVPLETKTGHAFIKERMRAENAVYGGEMSSHHYFRGFSYCDSGMIPWLLVAELLSVSGKKISEFIADAKESYPSSGEINRRVEDSEKCFKQVREEFQSKALAVTEIDGMSFEFADWRFNLRTSNTEPVIRLNVESRGNTMLMERMTEKILNLIDS
- a CDS encoding Rid family hydrolase; the protein is MNQNMCFSRFDNSNSNEVFLAIESKQGLNFSQSLQNVLGRYKEVLQQEGLDDNSEIFLRFHLSDITNQLPILKGTIQDIEDRSFVSIIGQPPARGGKIALEAYHIDAPGRLRKLERTPNTLTVRHGNYCSQWIKGQLARPESSYQQTHQIFAHLASEISKYDATILDNIIRTWIYVRDIDNNYQGMVDARRELFDIIGLTKGTHYIASTGIEGLGCNVSDLVSMDSLSITGLAPEQITFINAPEYLCPTYDYNVTFERATRVTYGDRSHYYISGTASIDREGNILHPENVIKQAERTLVNIEALLQKYGAEMNDLKILVVYLRDPSEAGIVNNFLQNALPKNIPWIMVRGAVCRPQWLIEIEGIAISKFADYRYESFCHSM
- a CDS encoding mannose-1-phosphate guanylyltransferase/mannose-6-phosphate isomerase; this translates as MIPVILAGGTGSRLWPLSRKDFPKQLMPVLGGRLSLLQATVDRVMKIPGVENPIIVTNEKYRFIIASQLQELGYDPGRIVLEPMGKNTAPAVAVSAVLALQNSDDADLLILPADHYIEDVDAFLESISSAREFIGDSGLVAFGVVPDKPETGYGYIKRNNDTAVGKSVAGFIIDHFVEKPDLARATEYVSSGSYYWNSGMFMFNAKVFLQELGKFEPEMVACCRQAVEKAKDDLDFLRLDHDAFSRCREDSIDYALMEKTSKGIVVPLECGWSDVGCWSSLYEIKSRDENGNVSIGDVVLEGATDCYVHSSSRLVAGLGIDNLAIVESQDAVLVSRLDQVQDVKKIVCFLKGSGRKEYESHCKVFRPWGNYESIDTGDRYQVKRIIVYPGQTLSLQKHYHRAEHWIVVKGTAIVTRGDSEMFLTEDQSTYIPLCAVHRLSNPGKVDLELIEVQTGSYLGEDDILRLDDIYGRSGEEIPPQGEK